A genomic segment from Aegilops tauschii subsp. strangulata cultivar AL8/78 chromosome 1, Aet v6.0, whole genome shotgun sequence encodes:
- the LOC109773669 gene encoding membrane steroid-binding protein 2, translated as MAACSALSAATLPSAAAPVSRRRATASPRLPDKRVSGAVRCRAAPGGLGISGKVAELWQAARSAPPGTVLAAVAAAAAVYKVASGLLAPPPPPPRRWQEVADEALPPAPEPVQVGEITADELRQYDGSDPEKPLLMAIKGQIYDVSQSRMFYGPGGPYALFAGKDASRALAKMSFEPQDLTGDVSGLGPFELSALQDWEYKFTSKYVKVGTVKGTGPIEQGNVSTTSEIQEEAAAVKLNGEKAP; from the exons ATGGCAGCTTGCTCAGCCCTCTCTGCGGCGACCCTTCCCTCGGCCGCGGCGCCGGTCAGCAGACGGCGAGCGACAGCGTCGCCGCGGCTTCCCGACAAGCGCGTCTCCGGCGCTGTGCGGTGTAGGGCTGCTCCAGGCGGACTCGGTATCTCGGGGAAGG TGGCCGAGCTGTGGCAGGCAGCGAGGAGTGCGCCTCCGGGGACCGTGCTCGCCGCCGTGGCTGCCGCGGCGGCGGTCTACAAGGTGGCGTCCGGCCtcctcgccccgccgcctccgccgccacgacgATGGCAGGAGGTGGCTGATGAGGCGCTGCCACCAGCTCCGGAGCCTGTGCAGGTGGGGGAGATCACGGCGGATGAGCTGCGGCAGTACGACGGGTCTGACCCCGAGAAGCCTCTTCTCATGGCCATCAAGGGGCAGATCTACGACGTCTCCCAGAGCAG AATGTTTTATGGGCCTGGTGGACCATATGCATTGTTTGCTGGTAAAGATGCCAGTAGGGCATTGGCAAAGATGTCCTTTGAGCCACAAGATCTGACAGGTGATGTATCTGGCCTTGGTCCATTTGAGCTTAGTGCCTTGCAGGACTGGGAGTACAAGTTCACCAGCAAGTATGTGAAAGTAGGAACCGTCAAAGGAACAGGGCCCATAGAACAGGGTAATGTTAGCACTACCTCTGAAATACAGGAGGAAGCTGCTGCGGTGAAACTGAATGGAGAGAAAGCACCATGA